From a region of the Pukyongiella litopenaei genome:
- a CDS encoding DUF5131 family protein, which produces MTDQTKIEWTDFTVNFWEGCQKVGPGCDNCYAEARDVRFTGGSHWGPGAPRRLVKSGLAKLHKINRDAESFRHEHGHWPRVFCSSLSDIFDNAVPEHGYRTPAFAEIEASRSCRIQLLTKRIGNVEHLVPYDWAHGRNYGWPRHVGLMITVVTQAEADRDIPKLLDLKSRFGIPWVGLSMEPLLEHVCIAPYLHDSDCTEANGECYCRDTGGPYEATVDWVICGGESGANARPMHPEWPSSIAYQCKDAGVPFFFKQWGEYLHEAIYNPFAGPKPSIEVDGHRYMKVGKVKAGRYLHPWGEISETPVEAA; this is translated from the coding sequence ATGACTGATCAGACGAAAATCGAGTGGACCGATTTCACGGTGAACTTTTGGGAGGGATGCCAAAAAGTCGGGCCTGGCTGCGACAACTGTTATGCCGAGGCGCGTGATGTCCGGTTCACTGGCGGGTCGCATTGGGGTCCGGGCGCTCCTCGGCGGTTGGTAAAGAGTGGGCTTGCGAAGCTCCATAAGATCAACCGCGATGCTGAGAGTTTTCGCCATGAGCATGGGCACTGGCCGCGTGTCTTTTGCTCCAGCCTTTCGGACATCTTCGACAATGCCGTGCCAGAGCATGGCTATCGGACCCCTGCATTTGCAGAGATCGAAGCCAGCCGAAGTTGCCGCATACAGCTTTTGACCAAGCGGATCGGCAACGTAGAGCACCTCGTTCCCTACGATTGGGCGCATGGCCGCAACTATGGATGGCCTCGGCATGTCGGCTTAATGATCACAGTGGTCACTCAGGCCGAGGCCGATCGTGATATTCCTAAGTTGCTCGATCTCAAGTCGCGCTTTGGCATTCCCTGGGTGGGGTTAAGCATGGAGCCGCTGCTCGAGCATGTGTGCATTGCGCCATATCTTCATGATAGCGACTGCACCGAGGCCAACGGTGAATGCTATTGTCGAGATACAGGCGGCCCCTATGAGGCGACGGTCGATTGGGTGATCTGTGGCGGTGAAAGCGGCGCCAACGCGCGGCCGATGCATCCGGAATGGCCGAGCAGCATCGCCTACCAGTGCAAGGATGCGGGTGTCCCGTTCTTCTTCAAACAATGGGGCGAGTATCTGCATGAGGCTATCTACAATCCCTTTGCGGGTCCGAAGCCCTCGATCGAAGTTGACGGCCACCGATACATGAAAGTCGGCAAGGTCAAGGCTGGACGCTACCTCCATCCTTGGGGTGAGATCAGCGAGACACCGGTGGAAGCCGCATGA
- a CDS encoding WYL domain-containing protein — MVDFVVFAFVVFCVWRLWVLLRRRKTDAQTEPWYHQPWIEAQKWTETADPPQNGNYATWDEALNRPVTDDIRFEIEYADREGEITNRTIRPEMIHIAGDRLYIEAYCETREETRTFLDSNIRATKNLQTGRNLSDLGAYLRSRY, encoded by the coding sequence TTGGTTGACTTCGTTGTTTTCGCGTTCGTCGTTTTCTGCGTTTGGCGGCTGTGGGTACTCCTCAGAAGGAGAAAGACCGATGCACAAACCGAGCCGTGGTATCACCAACCTTGGATCGAAGCGCAGAAATGGACTGAAACCGCCGACCCGCCGCAGAACGGCAATTACGCAACTTGGGACGAAGCCCTGAACCGCCCGGTTACCGACGACATTCGGTTTGAGATTGAATATGCTGATCGGGAAGGCGAGATAACCAACCGGACGATCCGTCCCGAGATGATCCACATAGCGGGAGACCGGCTTTACATCGAAGCCTACTGTGAGACGCGTGAGGAAACACGTACATTTCTCGATAGCAACATTCGGGCCACCAAGAACCTCCAGACTGGTCGCAACCTGTCTGATCTCGGCGCCTATCTGCGCAGCCGATACTGA
- a CDS encoding DUF2312 domain-containing protein, whose product MKETEADREVSDKAYRVAAGELRSFIERFERLEAEKKDIADAQKEVMAEAKARGYDTRVMRKVIALRKRDRDDIAEEEAVLEMYKSALGM is encoded by the coding sequence ATGAAGGAGACCGAAGCGGATCGGGAGGTTTCCGATAAGGCCTATCGCGTCGCCGCCGGGGAGCTGCGCAGCTTCATCGAACGGTTCGAACGGCTTGAGGCCGAGAAGAAGGACATTGCAGACGCTCAGAAGGAGGTCATGGCCGAGGCTAAGGCGCGCGGGTACGACACCAGGGTGATGCGCAAGGTGATCGCGCTGCGCAAGCGGGATCGTGACGACATCGCCGAGGAAGAGGCGGTCCTCGAGATGTACAAATCCGCGCTGGGCATGTGA
- a CDS encoding XRE family transcriptional regulator → MLSALVRKLRIFNIQKREKPNFSDLVYRVGMDIEHKERLARIGDISPEAVRARLLAARSSVGMKQQDVAKAVGLKKSTFNSQEMRGAPSAITMRYYHRQHRIDFNFILHGDFAQLPQDVQERLFAELAASTE, encoded by the coding sequence ATGCTTTCCGCATTAGTCCGAAAATTGCGGATTTTCAACATCCAAAAGAGAGAAAAACCAAATTTTTCGGATTTGGTCTATCGAGTTGGCATGGATATTGAGCACAAAGAGCGCCTCGCGCGGATCGGTGACATCTCTCCCGAAGCTGTTCGGGCTCGGCTGCTGGCGGCCCGAAGCTCTGTCGGCATGAAGCAGCAAGATGTTGCCAAGGCGGTTGGTCTGAAGAAAAGCACATTCAACTCACAGGAAATGCGAGGGGCACCCAGCGCCATAACGATGCGCTACTACCACAGGCAGCATCGGATAGACTTCAACTTCATCCTTCATGGTGATTTTGCTCAGCTCCCACAGGATGTTCAGGAGCGGCTCTTTGCTGAGCTCGCCGCCTCCACTGAGTAA
- a CDS encoding glycoside hydrolase family 108 protein, with amino-acid sequence MTAANYPACLDHIRKWEGGYVDHPRDPGGATNYGITIGTLRAWRKGPVSKADVRNLTLHEAGEIYRANYWRVLKGDELPAGLDLVAFDAGVNSGPRRGAQWLQRGLGVSADGVIGRQTKAAARAARPRVVVIQRACAARMGFLRGLGNWSTFGRGWSRRVADTEATAVAMCAPDRLSTEANSAGRASQQQGAAAAGSVAGGGGISLADLPGWAVDAAVIAGIAVAAVLVARAVHNARRKAAYASKIAKGA; translated from the coding sequence TTGACTGCTGCGAACTATCCAGCTTGCCTCGATCACATCAGGAAATGGGAAGGCGGCTATGTCGATCATCCCAGGGATCCCGGCGGCGCCACCAACTATGGGATTACAATCGGCACCTTGCGGGCCTGGCGAAAAGGGCCGGTTTCCAAGGCTGACGTTCGCAATCTGACCCTGCACGAGGCTGGCGAAATCTATCGGGCAAACTACTGGCGGGTTTTGAAGGGCGACGAACTGCCCGCGGGGCTGGACCTGGTTGCCTTCGATGCCGGCGTGAACTCCGGCCCGCGGCGTGGCGCACAGTGGCTGCAGCGCGGGCTTGGCGTCAGCGCAGATGGCGTAATCGGCCGTCAGACCAAGGCCGCAGCCCGGGCGGCAAGACCCCGCGTCGTAGTGATCCAGCGCGCCTGCGCGGCGCGGATGGGCTTTCTGCGCGGCCTGGGAAACTGGTCGACATTTGGCCGCGGATGGTCTCGCCGGGTGGCCGACACCGAAGCCACGGCGGTTGCCATGTGCGCACCTGACCGGCTCTCGACCGAAGCAAACAGCGCCGGCCGTGCAAGTCAGCAGCAGGGTGCAGCGGCGGCAGGATCGGTCGCCGGTGGTGGCGGCATAAGTCTGGCCGACTTACCCGGCTGGGCCGTTGACGCTGCGGTTATCGCTGGAATCGCGGTCGCTGCGGTGCTGGTGGCGCGGGCGGTGCACAACGCGCGCCGCAAGGCAGCCTATGCTTCCAAAATCGCGAAAGGAGCGTGA
- a CDS encoding DUF1064 domain-containing protein has product MVGTERMTAAELRGRHDQPKGQKYGAQRETVDGITFDSRKEARRYQQLRLLLRAGDIADLRRQVAIELEGRDGPVLTRTGRRMKITVDFAYTDLRTGLTVYEDAKGLPTRDYEVRRAVAAAQGVEVIEV; this is encoded by the coding sequence ATGGTCGGCACCGAAAGAATGACCGCTGCCGAACTCCGGGGGCGTCATGATCAGCCCAAGGGCCAGAAGTATGGCGCCCAGCGCGAGACGGTGGACGGCATCACGTTTGATTCCCGCAAGGAGGCCCGCCGCTATCAACAACTGCGCTTGCTGCTGCGGGCGGGCGACATTGCCGATCTGCGGCGGCAGGTCGCGATTGAGCTCGAAGGGCGCGACGGGCCGGTGCTGACCCGGACCGGCCGGCGGATGAAGATCACCGTGGATTTTGCCTACACCGATCTGCGCACGGGATTGACCGTCTACGAGGACGCCAAGGGCTTGCCAACTCGCGACTACGAAGTGCGCCGCGCTGTCGCTGCCGCGCAGGGCGTGGAGGTGATCGAGGTATGA
- a CDS encoding MT-A70 family methyltransferase has translation MTALANFLDLRPHGGFGMIMADPPWRFDLRSEAGEEKAPQAHYSCEDTAAICALPVEAIAATDCLLWLWATNPMLPDAFRVIEAWGFEYKTAGTWVKRTTRGKDAFGTGYVLRSSNEPFLIATRGAPKTTKSTRSTVPTYDDGFHALGDGRDWPAGSITIEARAREHSRKPDEAFEAAENLMPEARRIELFSRQTRPGWATWGNEATKFNDE, from the coding sequence ATGACCGCTCTGGCCAACTTCCTCGACCTGCGCCCACATGGCGGGTTCGGCATGATCATGGCCGACCCGCCTTGGCGCTTCGATCTGCGCTCGGAGGCAGGTGAGGAGAAGGCCCCGCAAGCGCATTATTCATGCGAGGACACCGCCGCGATCTGTGCCCTGCCAGTCGAAGCTATCGCGGCTACCGATTGCCTGCTGTGGCTGTGGGCGACGAACCCGATGCTGCCCGACGCCTTCCGCGTCATCGAGGCTTGGGGATTCGAGTACAAGACGGCCGGGACCTGGGTGAAGCGAACGACGCGGGGCAAGGACGCTTTTGGCACCGGCTATGTGCTGCGCAGTTCGAACGAACCGTTCCTGATCGCGACCCGCGGCGCCCCGAAGACGACGAAATCCACCAGATCGACGGTACCCACCTATGACGATGGGTTCCACGCGCTGGGCGATGGCCGCGACTGGCCTGCGGGGTCGATCACGATCGAGGCCAGGGCGCGCGAACACTCGCGCAAACCGGACGAAGCGTTCGAAGCCGCCGAGAACCTCATGCCAGAAGCCCGGCGTATCGAACTGTTCTCGCGGCAGACCCGACCCGGTTGGGCGACGTGGGGCAACGAGGCAACGAAGTTCAATGACGAATGA
- a CDS encoding helix-turn-helix domain-containing protein: MSHAATNWAIKQRGISPASKLVLWHLCDRFHPDHGCFPSQATLAHDCEMSRRSVNDHLDRLENAGLIRRIRQLDERTKRQKSTRYILAFEDDFEQDDDGPCAKSAHGSKEEQSSEPRAKSAHGAVCKSTSKPCANSRKSRVQNLHTNSVKEPVIEQRARAETIRQQRAKAIREGQSWVGRHISPSAARELVDLQLVTAEQCRAAGVQL, from the coding sequence ATGAGCCACGCCGCGACCAATTGGGCAATCAAGCAGCGCGGCATTTCGCCTGCCTCCAAGCTGGTGCTCTGGCATCTGTGTGACCGGTTCCACCCGGATCATGGCTGTTTCCCGTCACAGGCAACCCTTGCCCATGACTGCGAGATGAGCCGCCGGAGCGTGAACGATCATCTGGATCGGCTTGAGAATGCCGGGCTGATCCGCCGGATCCGGCAGCTGGATGAACGGACAAAGCGCCAGAAATCGACTCGCTACATCTTGGCCTTTGAGGACGATTTTGAGCAAGATGATGACGGTCCGTGTGCAAAATCTGCACACGGATCAAAAGAAGAACAAAGCAGCGAGCCGCGTGCAAAATCTGCACACGGAGCCGTGTGCAAATCCACGTCAAAGCCGTGTGCAAATTCACGTAAAAGCCGTGTGCAAAATTTGCACACTAACTCTGTAAAAGAACCAGTAATAGAACAGCGCGCGCGAGCCGAGACCATTCGCCAGCAACGCGCCAAGGCGATCCGCGAGGGGCAATCGTGGGTTGGCCGCCACATCTCGCCATCGGCGGCGCGGGAACTGGTCGACCTCCAGCTCGTCACCGCCGAACAGTGCCGGGCAGCGGGGGTGCAGCTATGA
- a CDS encoding DUF6551 family protein, giving the protein MSLRKVDVSGLEPVSGGVKGAFPLLDFVDIDALVIDGSYQRGIERRGRKNIQKIASQFDWSKFSPLVVSRRPGGQFAIIDGQHRAHAAALRGVIEVPALIVELDAQQEAAAFSEINGTVTALTPNQIYKAALAGFESWAVECDAVVAKAGCRLMPYNKNAASKAPGEVFCVTLVRKYVEAGNAPYLFAVLAGIKASFVADQVSYYNSFGLSALVPAATMNGVRKPEVIAGFLDNHDLGDTERRVRSLQDLPEHRGTSFKLLFSQSVQVLMKAYAQKRLAA; this is encoded by the coding sequence ATGAGTTTGCGAAAGGTGGATGTTTCTGGCCTGGAACCCGTTTCGGGTGGGGTGAAAGGGGCGTTCCCGCTTCTGGATTTCGTCGACATCGATGCGCTGGTGATAGATGGCAGCTACCAGCGCGGTATCGAAAGACGCGGCCGGAAAAACATTCAGAAGATCGCGAGTCAGTTCGACTGGTCAAAGTTCTCGCCGCTGGTGGTGTCGAGGCGGCCGGGAGGACAGTTTGCTATCATCGATGGTCAGCACCGGGCCCATGCGGCTGCGCTGCGCGGCGTGATCGAGGTGCCCGCCCTGATTGTCGAACTGGACGCCCAGCAGGAGGCAGCGGCCTTTTCCGAAATCAACGGCACGGTCACCGCACTGACGCCAAACCAGATCTACAAGGCTGCGCTGGCCGGTTTCGAAAGCTGGGCAGTGGAATGTGACGCAGTAGTGGCTAAGGCCGGATGCCGCCTGATGCCCTACAATAAGAATGCAGCTTCCAAGGCGCCTGGCGAGGTATTTTGCGTCACGCTGGTGCGCAAGTATGTCGAGGCTGGGAACGCACCTTATCTGTTCGCGGTGCTTGCAGGTATCAAAGCGAGTTTCGTGGCGGACCAGGTGTCCTACTACAACTCATTCGGGCTTAGCGCACTGGTGCCAGCGGCGACTATGAACGGTGTGCGAAAGCCCGAGGTTATTGCTGGATTCTTAGACAACCATGATCTGGGCGACACAGAACGACGCGTCCGATCCTTACAGGATCTGCCAGAGCATCGTGGCACGAGCTTCAAGTTGCTTTTCTCCCAGAGCGTTCAGGTTCTGATGAAGGCCTACGCCCAAAAGCGGCTGGCGGCATGA
- a CDS encoding terminase small subunit, producing MGNKVGRGTLLNRTQTAALFGIAATTLDDWVRRGCPVVERGSRGKRWTFNSADVHAWREHDIRSETAGVQLATSDELKRRKLAAETGAAELAYAQAAELVAPVEQIERAMAKAFGEVRANLRNVLPSRAARRLIGETSETRLKAVLLEEVDHALEALADTDLIAEADLDLSDDEDGDED from the coding sequence ATGGGCAACAAGGTCGGTCGAGGCACCCTGCTGAACAGGACCCAGACGGCGGCCCTGTTCGGGATCGCCGCCACCACGCTGGACGATTGGGTCCGGCGCGGGTGCCCGGTCGTTGAACGCGGTTCGCGCGGCAAACGCTGGACCTTCAATTCCGCCGATGTCCACGCCTGGCGCGAACATGACATCCGGTCGGAGACGGCGGGCGTACAGCTTGCGACAAGCGACGAGCTGAAGCGAAGGAAGCTGGCCGCCGAAACCGGGGCGGCCGAGCTCGCCTATGCGCAGGCCGCCGAGCTGGTGGCGCCGGTCGAGCAGATCGAGCGCGCGATGGCAAAGGCCTTCGGCGAGGTGCGGGCGAATCTGCGCAATGTGCTGCCATCGCGGGCCGCGCGCCGGCTGATCGGAGAGACAAGCGAAACCCGGCTGAAGGCCGTGCTGCTGGAGGAGGTGGACCACGCGCTAGAAGCACTCGCGGACACCGATCTGATCGCCGAAGCCGATCTCGACCTATCCGACGACGAGGACGGGGACGAGGATTGA
- a CDS encoding tyrosine-type recombinase/integrase, whose amino-acid sequence MKSTTRQDLRVAHQALSSTPKKADRLLQTVSLLWNYAAEKMDWPLGPNPAKGIDHFGKQREFEPWPGWMVKALSNAPDRVQILARLILGTGQRPGAAVAMRRDQFQGEWMIVRDEKGKKELEVYCPQPLREFIETLPINGTHLLPKNLTEPLSYQAVETTFRTWRKSLGEKAKPYSLHGLRKLSIIQLAEAGASDAEIQAVTGQSAEMVAYYRAKASRKALSKAAQIRRE is encoded by the coding sequence ATGAAATCGACCACGCGGCAAGACTTGCGCGTAGCACACCAGGCACTCAGCTCCACGCCCAAAAAAGCTGATCGGCTGCTCCAAACCGTATCTTTGCTTTGGAACTATGCCGCCGAAAAGATGGATTGGCCGTTAGGTCCAAATCCGGCAAAGGGCATAGATCATTTCGGCAAGCAGCGGGAATTCGAACCGTGGCCCGGGTGGATGGTCAAGGCCCTATCAAACGCCCCGGATCGGGTGCAAATCCTTGCCCGTTTGATCCTCGGCACCGGGCAGCGCCCAGGTGCCGCGGTGGCGATGCGCAGAGACCAGTTTCAGGGCGAGTGGATGATCGTCCGCGACGAGAAGGGTAAAAAGGAACTCGAAGTGTACTGCCCCCAGCCGCTCCGTGAATTCATCGAAACGCTCCCGATCAATGGCACGCATTTGCTGCCAAAGAACCTGACAGAGCCGCTGTCCTACCAGGCGGTGGAGACAACATTCCGAACCTGGCGCAAATCCCTGGGCGAGAAGGCGAAGCCGTACAGCCTTCACGGGTTGCGCAAATTGTCGATCATCCAGCTCGCGGAGGCGGGGGCGTCGGACGCAGAAATTCAGGCTGTCACTGGTCAGAGCGCTGAAATGGTCGCTTACTACCGTGCGAAAGCGAGCCGCAAAGCGCTATCCAAAGCCGCTCAAATCCGCCGAGAATAG
- a CDS encoding carph-isopro domain-containing protein: MTATPRDLIEALGGYRAVAARLGKRPTTVHTHMQAGTLPTAWYDALCQMAREANIPEPKRELFSFLKIREEAA, translated from the coding sequence ATGACGGCGACACCACGAGATCTGATCGAAGCGCTGGGCGGCTATCGCGCGGTCGCGGCCCGTTTGGGCAAGCGACCGACCACGGTGCACACTCACATGCAGGCCGGGACCCTCCCGACCGCGTGGTATGACGCGCTTTGCCAGATGGCACGCGAGGCGAACATCCCGGAGCCGAAGCGGGAGCTCTTCTCCTTCCTCAAAATCCGCGAGGAAGCCGCATGA
- a CDS encoding phage terminase large subunit family protein has protein sequence MNARPPFAASAAPHLSATFANAAAVVRAVRFAQRFLRPPPDLAPSVWAEQNVRIPVGNAVPGLIRFDNAPYQREPLDMMANAECSRITLMWGAQVGKTQTALCGQAFFIAQDPCSQIMMQPSQGDLHTWLETKFNPLVEENPTLQDVIAKPRGRDGVNNQRMKSYPGGFMMFSWSGSPKTMRGRSAPKIVCDETDGYDRTKEGHPVGLLWQRAATFGDQRLLVEISTPTIKGASWIEAAFLEGDQRRFQIACPHCGSHQVLNWAGVCWDKNPDGEHLPETAHYVCAENGCVISDGERIAAIRSAERQGAGWKPSRPFRGHASYHINELYSCFRRLQDIVQSFLDKKAANDLQTFTNVSLAETWVEEAEEIAADKLMKRATSYAAQVPADVGVLTAGVDMQEDRLEIEVVGWGLGETSWNIDYKVIWGDPTQGEIWSELFDYLGETFRHEHGADLRIVATCVDTGGSKGLTQSAYENLAGKHRSRIFAIKGKGGWDRPVVSAPKPTKSGRKGRPVKLFTVGTDEAKLVIAKRFNLETGPGSCVFSTERDVEYFEQLTAERLVTKWIRGFPVREWHKARDRNEALDCRVYAYAALKIARPDIAKRLARLAPAKDGEPALDEAAAGEPPEEEQTQPRKTRRRRARRPRGSGRRRRGDGW, from the coding sequence TTGAATGCGAGACCGCCCTTTGCCGCCAGCGCCGCCCCGCACCTCAGCGCCACCTTCGCGAATGCCGCGGCAGTTGTTCGTGCGGTCAGATTCGCCCAGCGTTTCCTAAGGCCGCCGCCGGACCTGGCGCCATCGGTTTGGGCGGAACAGAACGTCAGGATTCCGGTTGGCAACGCAGTCCCTGGCCTGATCCGGTTCGACAATGCCCCGTACCAGCGCGAACCGCTGGACATGATGGCCAATGCCGAATGCTCTCGCATCACGCTGATGTGGGGTGCCCAGGTGGGCAAGACCCAAACCGCCCTGTGCGGCCAGGCCTTCTTCATCGCTCAGGATCCCTGTTCCCAGATCATGATGCAACCAAGCCAGGGTGATCTGCACACCTGGCTGGAAACGAAGTTCAATCCGCTGGTCGAGGAGAACCCGACCCTGCAGGATGTGATTGCCAAGCCGCGTGGCCGCGACGGCGTGAACAATCAGCGCATGAAATCCTATCCCGGTGGTTTCATGATGTTCTCATGGTCAGGATCCCCGAAAACCATGCGCGGCCGATCGGCACCCAAGATCGTTTGCGACGAGACCGACGGCTACGACCGGACGAAGGAAGGACATCCGGTTGGTCTGTTGTGGCAGCGAGCCGCAACATTCGGCGATCAGCGTTTGCTGGTGGAGATCAGCACCCCGACGATCAAAGGCGCCAGCTGGATCGAGGCCGCATTCCTCGAGGGAGACCAGCGCCGATTTCAAATCGCCTGCCCGCATTGCGGAAGCCACCAGGTGTTGAATTGGGCCGGGGTCTGCTGGGACAAGAACCCGGACGGCGAACACCTGCCCGAAACCGCACATTACGTATGTGCGGAGAACGGGTGTGTGATCTCAGACGGTGAGAGGATCGCAGCCATTCGATCGGCGGAACGTCAAGGGGCGGGCTGGAAACCCTCCCGCCCCTTCCGGGGACATGCCTCCTATCATATCAACGAACTCTATTCCTGCTTTCGACGATTGCAGGATATCGTCCAGTCCTTCCTGGACAAGAAAGCCGCCAATGATTTGCAGACCTTCACAAACGTGTCGCTCGCCGAGACGTGGGTGGAAGAAGCCGAGGAAATCGCGGCCGACAAGCTGATGAAACGGGCGACGTCCTACGCCGCTCAGGTGCCAGCAGATGTCGGTGTTCTCACAGCGGGCGTCGATATGCAGGAAGATCGTCTGGAAATCGAGGTTGTCGGCTGGGGGCTGGGCGAAACCAGCTGGAATATCGATTACAAGGTGATCTGGGGCGATCCGACGCAAGGTGAAATCTGGTCGGAGCTGTTCGATTATCTGGGCGAAACATTTCGGCATGAGCACGGGGCCGATCTGCGAATTGTCGCTACCTGCGTCGATACAGGCGGCTCGAAAGGCCTCACCCAATCCGCATACGAAAACCTTGCGGGCAAGCACCGAAGCCGCATCTTTGCGATCAAGGGCAAAGGTGGTTGGGATCGCCCCGTCGTTTCCGCACCGAAACCGACGAAATCAGGGCGCAAGGGGCGGCCTGTGAAACTGTTCACGGTTGGCACCGACGAAGCAAAGCTGGTTATCGCCAAACGGTTCAATCTCGAGACCGGACCAGGTTCATGCGTATTTTCGACCGAGCGTGATGTCGAGTATTTCGAGCAGCTCACTGCAGAGCGACTCGTAACCAAATGGATCCGAGGATTTCCGGTTCGCGAATGGCACAAGGCGCGGGATCGAAACGAGGCCCTGGACTGCCGGGTCTATGCCTATGCAGCGCTCAAAATCGCGCGCCCAGACATCGCCAAACGCCTGGCACGCCTGGCACCTGCCAAGGACGGTGAGCCCGCTCTGGACGAAGCAGCGGCGGGGGAACCGCCAGAGGAAGAACAGACCCAGCCTCGCAAGACTAGGCGTCGAAGGGCCCGCCGTCCCCGTGGCAGTGGCCGCAGGCGCAGAGGTGACGGTTGGTAG
- a CDS encoding MazG-like family protein, with the protein MNIDFQKLRVANVARQVEWTGNEQADIAFRALEVADEAGEIAGAVKKLLRAQRGICGSTKSIEDVADELGDTVIALDLLANEFGVDLPPPASAHIFAGSEPIELALAIDAAIGNLVQGVLGFLDRVGRIPDDDEAGGYITSRMQTALRLLIGLSEALGIDAGRAVAVKFNKTSAKYRLSTRMEV; encoded by the coding sequence ATGAACATCGACTTCCAAAAGCTCCGCGTGGCCAATGTCGCGCGGCAGGTCGAATGGACCGGCAACGAACAGGCGGATATCGCCTTTCGCGCATTAGAGGTCGCCGACGAGGCCGGGGAAATCGCCGGGGCGGTGAAGAAGCTTCTTCGCGCCCAGCGCGGTATTTGCGGGTCGACCAAGAGCATCGAGGACGTGGCCGATGAGTTAGGTGACACAGTGATTGCCCTCGATCTGCTGGCGAATGAGTTTGGCGTTGATCTTCCGCCACCTGCATCGGCACACATCTTTGCAGGCAGCGAGCCGATCGAATTGGCGTTGGCGATCGATGCCGCCATCGGAAATCTAGTGCAGGGCGTTCTCGGATTTCTCGATCGGGTTGGTCGCATCCCCGATGACGACGAGGCTGGTGGCTACATCACCTCTCGGATGCAGACCGCCCTGCGCCTCCTCATTGGACTATCCGAGGCGCTGGGCATCGATGCCGGCCGGGCGGTCGCAGTAAAATTCAACAAGACCTCAGCCAAGTATCGGCTGAGCACACGGATGGAGGTCTGA